ACTTAAGCCAACAGGATTTGAAAATATTGTTGCAGCCAATTCACTATTTAGACCAGGACCTATGAATCAAATACCTAAATATATTGAAAGCAAAAATGATCCCTCAAAAATTAAATATCTCCATTCTAAATTGGAACCCATACTAAAAGTAACTTATGGTTGTATAGTTTATCAAGAACAGGTAATGCAAATAGTAAGAGATATTGGCGGATTTTCCATGGGAAGAGCAGATTTAGTAAGACGTGCTATGAGTAAAAAGAAAATGGACGTGATGGAAGAAGAAAGAAAAAATTTTATCTACGGCAAAATAGGAGAGGATGGAGAAATAGAAATAGCTGGAGCCATAAGAAATGGTGTAGATGAAGTATCTGCAAATAAAATTTATGATGAGATGATAGATTTTGCTAAATATGCATTTAACAAATCTCACTCAGCAGCTTATGCTATGGTAGCTTATAGGACAGCTTGGTTAAAATATTATTATCCAGTAGAATTTATGGCAGCACTGATTTCTAGTGTCATGGGGAATACAAACTCAGTGTCTCTTTATATTCAAGAATGTAAGAGACTTAAGATAGATATACTTCCTCCTGATATAAATGAAAGCTATGGGAAGTTCACTGTATCTAATGGCAAGATAAGATTTGGTCTTCGTGCAGTAAAAAATGTGGGAGAAGGTCTTATAAAAGCTATAGTCAAAGCTAGAGAAGACGGACCTTTCAGAAGTTTCACTGAATTTTGTCAGAGAGTAGAAGAGGTGGATTTCCAAGCCATAAACAAGAGGGCAATTGAAAGCTTGATAAAATGTGGAGCTACAGAATCTCTAGGAGCTAATAGGGCTCAAGCATTAGCAGTATTTGAAAAAATAATTGACAGTGTTCATGAAGATAAGAAAAGAAATATCGAGGGTCAATGTTCTCTGTTTGAATCTATGAGTGGAGAAATAGAAGAGGACAATTTGCCAAAATTAAGCGAGTTTCCTCAAAAAAATCTTCTCACTATGGAAAAAGAGATGCTAGGCATATATATAAGTGGTCATCCATTGGCTCCTTATGAAAGTGAATTAAAGAAAATATCCACAGTCACTACTGCAGAACTATTTCAAATAGAAGAAGATATAAATGGAGAATTGGTGAATACAGAACTTCAAGATGGGGAAAAGGTAATTTTGGGAGGAATCATAAACAATAAAAAGAATAAAATAACCAAAAACAACAATATGATGGCTTTTATTACATTGGAAGATCTCTATGGAGCTATAGAAGTGATAGTATTTCCAAAGATATATGATAGATATTTAAAATATTTAGATGAAGATAATATAGTTGTAGTAGAAGGTAGAATTAGTTTGAATGAGGAAGACGAACCTAAAATTATTTGTGAATCTATTGTTCCTCTAAATAAATATAAAAAGGAAAAATTGTATATAAAGCTTGAAAAGGATGATGGACTCAAAACTTTTGAATATCTTAAAAACATATTTGTGAAATACAGTGGAGATATGCCTGTATATGTTTATTTAGAATATGAGAAAAAAGTAATAATGGCTGATAGAAATTATTGGGTTGATGGGGCAAATGAAAAATTAATAAAAGAATTGAACGGTATATTGGGAGAAAATTGTGTAAAAATTTGTTAAGAAAAATCAAATAAGATAAAAAAATATTGTAAATTATGCTATAATGATTTTACAATATAATTGTTTAAGGAGTGCGAGAAAATGTGGACTGCAATATATGTAGCAGAAGGATATGATAGAGCAAAAAAAATAGAGGACTTACTGAAAGAGGAGGGGTTTTTAGTTAAAATGAACACATTCTCAAAAGAGGGAGATAGTACTTTATATGAAATACTTGCTCCTGAATTTGAAGCAGAAGAAGTACAATCTTTTTTAATAGATTTAGGAATAATTTAATACAGTATTAGAGGAGGAAAAACATGAAAACTATTGGTGTATTAACTAGTGGCGGAGATGCTCCAGGAATGAATGCAGCAATAAGAGCTGTAGTAAGAACTGGTATTTATAATCAAGTAAGAATATTGGGTATTAAACAAGGGTATAATGGACTTATAAATGGAAATATTGAAGAAATGAATCTTTCAAGTGTGGCAGATATTATTCATAGAGGAGGAACTATACTTAGAACTGCTAGATGTGATGAATTTGCCACAGATGATGGACTAAATAAGGCATTAAATATTATAGAAGTATTCAATATTGATGGGTTAATAGTATTAGGTGGAGATGGTTCCTTTAAGGGAGCAAAAACTTTAAGTGACAAGGGTATCCCAACTATTGGAATTCCTTGTACTATAGATAACGATATGGGATATACGGATTATACTATAGGATTTTATACTGCTGTTGAAACTGTGGTAGATGCTATAAGCAAAATTAGGGATACTTCTAGTTCCCATGGTAGGGCAAATATTGTAGAAGTAATGGGAAGACACTGTGGAGATATAGCCCTTTATGCAGGACTTGCTGGTGGTGCAGAAAGTATAATTGTTCCAGAAGAAAATACAGATATAGATGCAGTTTGTAGAAAACTTATTCAGGGCAGAAACAGAGGTAAGCTTCATAGTATAATAGTTCTTTCTGAAGGTGTAGGAAATGCATATGAAATGGCAAAAGAAATAGAAGAAAAAACTAGTGCAGAAACGAGAGTTACAATACTTGGACATATACAAAGAGGAGGAACACCTACATCATTTGATAGAATCATGGCCAGTCAAATGGGATACAGAGCTGTAGAATTGCTGCTAGAAGGTAAAGCGGGAAGAGCAGTAGGTGTAAGACAAAATCAAATAATAGATTTAGATTTTGATGAGGCTCTTTCTCAAAAAAGAGTTTTTAGAAAGGATATGTATGAGATAGCAAGAATACTATCTATATAATATAGTGAGGTGAAAATATGAAGAAGACAAAAATAATTTGTACAATAGGGCCTACTTCAGAAGATGAAAAAATTTTAAGACAACTTATATCATCTGGACTTAATGTCACAAGACTTAATTTTTCTCATGGAGATTATAAAGAACACAAAAAGAGAATAGATACTATAAAAAAAGTTAGAACTGAAATGGATTTACCTATTGGTATAATACTTGACACAAAAGGGCCAGAGATAAGAACTGGCAAGTTTAAAGATAGTGATGTAATATTAGAAGATGGTCAAATATTTACATTGACTACAAGAGACATAATTGGAGATTCTACTATAGTAGGAGTGAGTTATAAGAATCTACCAAAAGATTTAAAAGTAGGAGATAGAGTACTGATTGATGATGGACTTATAGCACTAGAAGTAAAGGAGATTGCTAATGATACTGATATTGAATGTATCGTTAAAAATGGTGGGTCATTAAGCGACCATAAGGGTATAAATGTACCAGGTGTAAAAATCAATCTACCAGCTGTCACTCAAAAGGATGTAAATGATATATTGTTTGGGATAGAAAATGGTATAGATTTTATTGCTGCTTCTTTTATAAGAAAAGCAGAGGATGTATTAGAAATAAGAAGGATATTGGAAGAAAACAATGGAGACTATATTCAAATAATATCAAAGATTGAAAATCAAGAAGGAGTAGAAAATTTAGATGAGATATTGAATGTATCTGATGCCATCATGGTGGCAAGGGGAGATTTAGGAGTAGAAATACAAACTGAAGAAATTCCAATCATTCAAAAGCAAATTATTAAAAAATGCAATGAAGCAGGAAAACCTGTAATTATTGCAACTCAAATGCTTGATTCTATGATAAGAAATCCTAGACCTACAAGAGCAGAAGCTACAGATGTGGCGAATGCAATATTTGATGGTGCAGATGCTATCATGCTTTCAGGAGAAACTGCAGCAGGTAAATATCCTGTAGAAGCGGTTAAAACTATGTACAATATAGCAATAAAAGCAGAAGAAGCTCTTGATTATAAACAAATTCTTCAAATGAAATCTAAGTCCAATGGAATTTCAACAACCAATGCCATAAGCAAGGCAACTTGTACTACGGCTCAAGATTTAGGTGTTAGTGCTATAATCACTGCTACATCATCAGGCTATACTGCAAATGCAGTATCAAAATTCAGACCAAAATCACCTATTATAGCTGCTACTACATCTCCATATGTAATGAGAAGATTATCTATAGTATGGGGAGTTTATCCAGTACTTTCAGCAAAGAGTACTTCAACTGATGAGGTAATAGAATTATCTATTCACAGTGCATTGGAAAAAGGATACATAAAACAAGGAGATTTAATAGTCATCACAGCAGGGATACCAGTGGGAGTATCTGGCACTACAAACTTAATTAAAGTTCACACTGTAAGTGAAGTAGTGCTTAAAGGTACAGGAATAGGAAACAAAGCTATTACTGGAAAAGTAGTTGTAGGAAATACAAAAGATGAATTAAAGGAAAAGTTTGAAGAAAAGGATATATTGGTATGTACATCTACAGACAGAGATATGATGGATTATATAGGAACAGCTTCTGCACTCATAACTGAACAAGGAGGACTTACTTCTCATGCGGCAATAATAGGACTCAATTTAAATATACCAACTATTGTAGGTGTATCTGAAGCTACTGAAATTTTAAAAGATGGAGATATTATAACCGTGGACAGTATCACTGGTTCTATATATAGAGGAGAAGCTAAAGTATTATAGGGGGTTAGAACATGGAATATGAAACTACTATCAGAGTTAGATACAAAGAAACAGATCAAATGGGTGTAGTATATTATGGAAATTACTTCACTTGGTTTGAAGTTGGGAGAAATGAATTTTTTAGAAAATTAGGATTTCCCTGCGGAGAATTAGAAGAAAGGGGAGTATTACTTCCAGTTATAGAAACTGGTTGCAAATATATAGATTCAGCAAAATTTGATGATGAGGTCATTATAAAGACGAAATTGTCAGAGCTAAAAGGTGTAAGACTTAAACTGGACTATAAAATTTTTAGAAAGATCGACAATACTTTACTTGTAGAAGGCTTTACTAAACATGCTTTTGTAGATAAAGAAATGAAACCCATAAATTTCAGAAGAAGATTCAAAGACGAATGGAGAGTATTAGAAGATTTATTGGGAAAAGGAGAATAAATATGTGGAAGATATTGACATTCATAATAGCCATGCCAATAATAGATTTATATATTTTAATTAAAGCATCTCAAAACATGGGATTTTGGACTACTGTTATGCTCATAATAGCTACAGGCATAGCTGGATATTATTTGGCAAGAAGTGAAGGAAAAGTTGTCATATCAAGTATAAATAGAGAATTGTCTCAAGGCAGAATACCTGGTGATGATTTGCTGACAGGTTTAAGTATCATAATAGGTGGAATATTTTTAATAGTACCAGGAATCGTTACAGATATAATTGGAATCACAATGATACTTCCTGGAACTAGAGAAATATATAAAAATTATATAAAGAAAAGATTAGAAGATAAAATTCGAAGGGGAAGTGCCAGCTTGTTTTTAAAATGGTAATGTATAAAAAGTTTTTTTTAGTCAATAATCAAAATAAAATAAATAATACAGGCATACTGATTCTAGTGAAGTGAGTCAAGGGATGGTCCTTTGGCTCGCTTTGCACTTATACTATATTTAAATATAGGAGGACTTTTTATGGATATTTCAGTTAAAATTGGAGATATATTAGAAGGAGAAGTGATAGATATAAATTATGAAGGCGGAGGAGTAGTTAAGAAAGACAATTTCACCATATTTTTAGATAAAGGTCTAATCGGAGATATAGTAAAATATAGAGTAGTCAAAGTCAAAAAGACCTATGGAATAGGAAAACTATTGGATATCATAAAACCTTCAGATCATAGAATTCCTTCTATTTGCAATACATCAGAGGAATGTGGAGGATGTCCATTTCAATTTTTCAAATATACAAATCAGTTGAAATGGAAAGAAGAAAAAGTAAAAAAAGATATAGAAAAA
This DNA window, taken from Sporanaerobacter acetigenes DSM 13106, encodes the following:
- the pfkA gene encoding 6-phosphofructokinase; translation: MKTIGVLTSGGDAPGMNAAIRAVVRTGIYNQVRILGIKQGYNGLINGNIEEMNLSSVADIIHRGGTILRTARCDEFATDDGLNKALNIIEVFNIDGLIVLGGDGSFKGAKTLSDKGIPTIGIPCTIDNDMGYTDYTIGFYTAVETVVDAISKIRDTSSSHGRANIVEVMGRHCGDIALYAGLAGGAESIIVPEENTDIDAVCRKLIQGRNRGKLHSIIVLSEGVGNAYEMAKEIEEKTSAETRVTILGHIQRGGTPTSFDRIMASQMGYRAVELLLEGKAGRAVGVRQNQIIDLDFDEALSQKRVFRKDMYEIARILSI
- the pyk gene encoding pyruvate kinase produces the protein MKKTKIICTIGPTSEDEKILRQLISSGLNVTRLNFSHGDYKEHKKRIDTIKKVRTEMDLPIGIILDTKGPEIRTGKFKDSDVILEDGQIFTLTTRDIIGDSTIVGVSYKNLPKDLKVGDRVLIDDGLIALEVKEIANDTDIECIVKNGGSLSDHKGINVPGVKINLPAVTQKDVNDILFGIENGIDFIAASFIRKAEDVLEIRRILEENNGDYIQIISKIENQEGVENLDEILNVSDAIMVARGDLGVEIQTEEIPIIQKQIIKKCNEAGKPVIIATQMLDSMIRNPRPTRAEATDVANAIFDGADAIMLSGETAAGKYPVEAVKTMYNIAIKAEEALDYKQILQMKSKSNGISTTNAISKATCTTAQDLGVSAIITATSSGYTANAVSKFRPKSPIIAATTSPYVMRRLSIVWGVYPVLSAKSTSTDEVIELSIHSALEKGYIKQGDLIVITAGIPVGVSGTTNLIKVHTVSEVVLKGTGIGNKAITGKVVVGNTKDELKEKFEEKDILVCTSTDRDMMDYIGTASALITEQGGLTSHAAIIGLNLNIPTIVGVSEATEILKDGDIITVDSITGSIYRGEAKVL
- a CDS encoding acyl-CoA thioesterase, producing the protein MEYETTIRVRYKETDQMGVVYYGNYFTWFEVGRNEFFRKLGFPCGELEERGVLLPVIETGCKYIDSAKFDDEVIIKTKLSELKGVRLKLDYKIFRKIDNTLLVEGFTKHAFVDKEMKPINFRRRFKDEWRVLEDLLGKGE
- a CDS encoding FxsA family protein, coding for MWKILTFIIAMPIIDLYILIKASQNMGFWTTVMLIIATGIAGYYLARSEGKVVISSINRELSQGRIPGDDLLTGLSIIIGGIFLIVPGIVTDIIGITMILPGTREIYKNYIKKRLEDKIRRGSASLFLKW